The Catenuloplanes niger genome includes a window with the following:
- a CDS encoding DUF4235 domain-containing protein, which translates to MGKKINALAYKPVGILAGVAAGAVAGAVFKEVWRLVGNDEDAPNATDEDRGWTEILVAAALQGAIFAVVKAAVDRGGAVGVRRVTGHWPD; encoded by the coding sequence GTGGGAAAGAAGATCAACGCACTGGCCTACAAGCCGGTCGGTATCCTCGCCGGTGTGGCCGCGGGCGCGGTCGCGGGCGCGGTGTTCAAGGAGGTCTGGCGCCTCGTCGGCAACGACGAGGACGCGCCGAACGCGACGGACGAGGACCGCGGCTGGACCGAGATCCTCGTCGCCGCCGCCCTGCAGGGCGCCATCTTCGCCGTGGTCAAGGCCGCGGTCGACCGGGGCGGTGCCGTCGGCGTCCGCCGGGTCACGGGCCACTGGCCCGACTGA
- a CDS encoding DUF3618 domain-containing protein, whose amino-acid sequence MTMEDVRKNDGNSQDLDALRAEIERTRAELGDTVQALAAKADVKARAKEQVEHAKAAFATRVQDAKDTVAHKAHEAADMVSHRAQEAAGLVTHRAHEAKDVVSVRAHDAGDTVRRNPVPAAAIAAATAAALVLALWLIRRRR is encoded by the coding sequence ATGACGATGGAAGACGTCCGGAAGAACGACGGGAACTCGCAGGACCTCGACGCGCTGCGCGCCGAGATAGAGCGCACCCGGGCCGAACTCGGCGACACGGTGCAGGCGCTGGCCGCGAAGGCGGACGTGAAGGCGCGCGCCAAGGAGCAGGTCGAGCACGCCAAGGCCGCGTTCGCGACGCGCGTGCAGGACGCGAAGGACACGGTGGCGCACAAGGCGCACGAGGCGGCCGACATGGTGTCGCATCGCGCGCAGGAGGCCGCCGGCCTGGTGACGCACCGCGCGCACGAGGCGAAGGACGTCGTGTCGGTTCGTGCACATGACGCGGGCGACACCGTGCGCCGCAACCCGGTGCCGGCCGCGGCGATCGCGGCCGCCACCGCGGCGGCGCTCGTGCTCGCGCTCTGGCTGATCCGTCGTCGACGCTGA
- a CDS encoding cysteine desulfurase-like protein: MPFDVDAIRSRYPALAEGYLHFDNAGGSQVAAPVADAVAATMRAAVSNRSTAFEPGRRSGEIVAAARHALADLLGAAPHGVVLGPSATALTYRVARALAETWRPGDEVVVSRLDHDANVRPWVQLAARAGAVVRWAEFDRATGDLPVGQFAELIGERTRLVALTAGSNANGAAPDVAAITAIARAAGALTYVDGVHSTPHQLTRPTADFYVTSAYKWSGPHLAAVAADPALWERLRPMKLVPSSEAVPDRFELGTPSFAQLAGVTAAVEHLADLASSAGPDRRSRLRESFAEIQRYETALLTRLLDGLAGLPGVTVLPAPERRCPTVSFRLADQPPARTAALLGERNICVSAGDYYAYEFFESLGLRDSGGAVRASIYHYNTADEIDTLLNALSDLHG, translated from the coding sequence ATGCCGTTCGACGTCGACGCGATCCGTTCCCGCTACCCCGCCCTGGCCGAGGGTTACCTGCACTTCGACAACGCGGGCGGCAGCCAGGTCGCCGCGCCGGTCGCGGACGCGGTCGCGGCCACCATGCGCGCGGCCGTCTCCAACCGCAGCACCGCGTTCGAGCCCGGCCGCCGCTCCGGCGAGATCGTCGCGGCCGCCCGGCACGCGCTGGCCGACCTGCTCGGCGCCGCGCCGCACGGCGTCGTGCTCGGGCCGAGCGCCACCGCGCTGACCTACCGGGTGGCCCGCGCGCTCGCGGAAACCTGGCGGCCGGGCGACGAGGTGGTCGTCTCCCGCCTCGACCACGACGCGAACGTGCGCCCGTGGGTGCAGCTCGCGGCGCGGGCCGGCGCCGTCGTGCGCTGGGCCGAGTTCGACCGTGCCACCGGCGATCTCCCGGTCGGGCAGTTCGCGGAGCTGATCGGTGAGCGGACCCGGCTCGTGGCGCTGACCGCGGGCAGCAACGCGAACGGCGCGGCGCCGGACGTGGCGGCGATCACCGCGATCGCCCGCGCGGCCGGCGCGCTGACCTACGTGGACGGTGTGCACAGCACGCCGCACCAGCTGACGCGGCCGACCGCGGACTTCTACGTGACCAGCGCGTACAAGTGGTCCGGCCCGCACCTGGCGGCCGTCGCGGCCGACCCGGCGCTGTGGGAGCGACTGCGGCCGATGAAGCTGGTGCCGTCGTCCGAGGCGGTGCCGGACCGGTTCGAGCTGGGCACCCCGAGCTTCGCACAGCTGGCCGGCGTGACCGCGGCGGTGGAGCACCTGGCCGACCTCGCGTCGTCCGCCGGACCGGACCGCCGCAGCCGGCTCCGCGAGTCGTTCGCCGAGATCCAGCGGTACGAGACCGCGCTGCTCACCCGCTTGCTGGACGGGCTCGCCGGGTTGCCGGGCGTGACCGTGCTGCCGGCACCGGAGCGGCGCTGCCCGACCGTGTCGTTCCGGTTGGCCGACCAGCCGCCGGCCCGCACCGCGGCGCTGCTCGGCGAGCGGAACATCTGCGTCTCGGCCGGCGACTACTACGCCTACGAGTTCTTCGAGTCGCTCGGCCTGCGGGACAGCGGCGGCGCGGTCCGCGCGTCGATCTATCACTACAACACCGCGGACGAGATCGACACGCTGCTGAACGCGCTGTCGGATCTGCACGG
- a CDS encoding trans-aconitate 2-methyltransferase, giving the protein MWDPDVYQRYGDERSRPFFDLLGRVPTAAPRRVVDLGCGPGDLTAALARRWPAARVEGIDSSPEMIARATAANAPVDFAVGDVRTWEPAPDVDVLISNAVLQWVPGHEELLPRWARGVAPGAVIALQVPGNVDAPSHRALRALADEPRWRGALAGAGLIRRVPSAVDYARILGPAGCTVDAWATTYLHLLPAPPGDDHPVLRWMDGTALRPVKAALPDADYPEFRATLGERLADAYPVENGLVFFPFHRNFVVARTPQGDA; this is encoded by the coding sequence ATGTGGGATCCGGACGTGTACCAGCGGTACGGCGACGAGCGCTCGCGGCCGTTCTTCGACCTGCTCGGCCGGGTGCCCACGGCGGCGCCGCGCCGGGTGGTGGACCTCGGCTGCGGACCGGGCGACCTGACCGCCGCGCTGGCGAGACGCTGGCCGGCCGCGCGCGTCGAGGGGATCGACTCGTCCCCCGAGATGATCGCCAGGGCGACCGCGGCGAACGCGCCGGTGGACTTCGCGGTCGGGGACGTGCGCACCTGGGAACCGGCGCCGGACGTGGACGTGCTGATCAGCAACGCGGTGCTGCAGTGGGTGCCGGGCCACGAGGAGCTGCTGCCGCGCTGGGCACGCGGGGTCGCGCCCGGCGCGGTGATCGCGCTGCAGGTCCCGGGCAACGTCGACGCGCCGTCGCACCGGGCGTTGCGGGCGCTGGCGGATGAGCCACGGTGGCGCGGCGCGCTGGCCGGGGCCGGCCTCATCCGGCGCGTACCGAGTGCCGTCGACTACGCCCGGATCCTCGGGCCCGCCGGGTGCACGGTCGACGCCTGGGCGACCACCTACCTCCACCTGCTTCCCGCGCCACCCGGGGACGACCATCCCGTGCTGCGCTGGATGGACGGCACCGCGCTGCGGCCGGTCAAGGCGGCGCTGCCGGACGCCGACTATCCGGAGTTCCGCGCAACGCTGGGGGAGCGCCTCGCGGACGCGTACCCCGTGGAGAATGGTCTTGTTTTCTTCCCTTTCCACCGCAATTTCGTGGTGGCTCGTACTCCACAGGGGGACGCGTGA
- a CDS encoding mechanosensitive ion channel family protein: MEDILITVGVTIAAAALALLFVAVTHVIIKKLAAHSQLASELAEHTHRPVQFAITLMAVQLAVRFTTVDSAGAEWRRHLLHGLVLFVMAAAAWLIGAFLVAFEDLTLSRWRTDVPDNRRARQLHTQVVMLRRVTIAVIVVVTVGVMLMTFPDVRAIGGGLLASAGLLSVVAALAAQTLLSNFFAGLQLAFSDAVRLDDVVVIEGEWGKIEELTLSYVVVQIWDDRRLILPTSYFTSKPFQNWTRTQSAVLGTAEFDVDWSVPVQDMRDELRNLLEGTQLWDGRVCVLQVTDATGGMIRLRALVSAQDAGTLWDLRCLVREHLVAWVRDRQPTTMPRWRAEIGDSRGDLSWQWGERRRPASRPSEPHDDARLFGGSEDGDERNDAFVGPEEPVHTH, from the coding sequence GTGGAGGACATCCTGATCACGGTGGGCGTGACCATCGCGGCCGCGGCCCTGGCGCTGCTGTTCGTCGCGGTCACTCATGTGATCATCAAGAAGCTGGCCGCTCACTCGCAGCTCGCGTCCGAGCTGGCCGAGCACACCCACCGGCCGGTGCAGTTCGCGATCACGCTGATGGCGGTCCAGCTCGCGGTGCGGTTCACCACCGTGGACTCGGCCGGCGCGGAGTGGCGCCGGCACCTGCTGCACGGCCTGGTGCTGTTCGTGATGGCCGCGGCCGCGTGGCTGATCGGCGCGTTCCTGGTCGCGTTCGAGGACCTCACGCTGTCCCGCTGGCGCACCGACGTGCCGGACAACCGCCGCGCCCGCCAGCTGCACACCCAGGTGGTGATGCTGCGCCGGGTGACGATCGCGGTGATCGTGGTGGTCACGGTCGGCGTGATGCTGATGACGTTCCCGGACGTGCGCGCGATCGGCGGTGGCCTGCTCGCGTCCGCCGGCCTGCTCTCCGTGGTCGCGGCGCTGGCCGCGCAGACGCTGCTCTCCAACTTCTTCGCCGGGTTGCAGCTCGCGTTCAGCGACGCGGTGCGGCTGGACGACGTCGTGGTGATCGAGGGCGAGTGGGGCAAGATCGAGGAGCTGACGCTCTCCTACGTGGTGGTGCAGATCTGGGACGACCGCCGGCTGATCCTCCCCACGTCGTACTTCACCAGCAAGCCGTTCCAGAACTGGACGCGTACGCAGTCCGCCGTGCTCGGCACCGCGGAGTTCGACGTCGACTGGTCCGTACCGGTGCAGGACATGCGCGACGAACTGCGCAATCTGCTGGAGGGCACCCAGCTGTGGGACGGCCGCGTCTGCGTGCTGCAGGTGACGGACGCGACCGGCGGCATGATCCGGCTCCGCGCGCTGGTCAGCGCGCAGGACGCGGGCACGCTCTGGGACCTGCGGTGCCTGGTCCGCGAGCACCTGGTCGCCTGGGTGCGCGACCGTCAGCCGACCACGATGCCGCGCTGGCGTGCCGAGATCGGCGACTCCCGCGGCGACCTGAGCTGGCAGTGGGGCGAGAGGCGCCGCCCGGCGAGCCGGCCGTCCGAACCGCACGACGACGCGCGCCTTTTCGGCGGCAGCGAGGACGGCGACGAGCGCAACGACGCGTTCGTCGGCCCGGAAGAGCCGGTCCACACGCATTAG
- a CDS encoding AAA family ATPase translates to MSTPLSLFLTVGLPGSGKTTLARRLAADRRILRLTPDDWMAPLFGDGQADGRRDILEGRMIWTAHEVLRSGASVVLDFGCWSSDERYAIRSIAELAGAAFVLRYVTVAEPERRSRSARRWRESPETTFPMTDADHDRFLALFQPPTARELAPEPPPPAPAGFESWPHWASDRWPTLPRLDLRPAAS, encoded by the coding sequence GTGTCCACGCCACTCAGCCTCTTCCTGACGGTCGGCCTGCCCGGCTCCGGGAAGACGACGCTCGCGCGGCGGCTCGCGGCTGACCGGCGCATCCTGCGGCTGACCCCCGACGACTGGATGGCACCCCTGTTCGGGGACGGGCAGGCGGACGGCCGGCGGGACATCCTGGAGGGCAGGATGATCTGGACCGCGCACGAGGTGCTCCGCAGCGGAGCCTCCGTCGTGCTCGACTTCGGATGCTGGTCGAGCGACGAGCGGTACGCGATCCGGTCGATCGCGGAGCTCGCCGGTGCGGCCTTCGTCCTGAGGTATGTCACCGTCGCGGAGCCGGAACGCCGGAGCCGGTCCGCCCGCCGGTGGCGGGAGAGCCCGGAAACGACGTTCCCGATGACGGACGCCGACCATGACCGGTTCCTCGCGCTGTTCCAGCCGCCGACCGCGCGGGAGCTCGCTCCCGAGCCGCCGCCACCAGCGCCGGCCGGGTTCGAGAGCTGGCCGCACTGGGCGAGCGACCGCTGGCCCACCCTGCCGCGCCTCGACCTGCGGCCGGCGGCCTCGTGA
- a CDS encoding phage holin family protein encodes MADVLNRSSAQAGNGRVVTRVGEPSTSELVQRASEQITRLIKDEFALAKAELTEKGKHAGVGVGLFGGGGALALYGLGTGIATIILALALVMPAWLASLIVTVVLLIGAGILALLGRKQVKQAVPPMPQAATDGVKADVEAVTEAVKRGRA; translated from the coding sequence ATGGCGGATGTCCTGAACCGAAGTTCCGCTCAGGCGGGTAACGGCCGGGTGGTGACCCGGGTCGGTGAACCCTCCACGTCCGAGCTGGTGCAGCGGGCCAGCGAACAGATCACACGACTCATCAAGGACGAGTTCGCGCTGGCGAAGGCCGAACTCACGGAGAAGGGCAAGCACGCCGGTGTCGGCGTGGGGCTCTTCGGTGGTGGCGGCGCGCTCGCGCTCTACGGGCTCGGCACCGGCATCGCGACCATCATCCTGGCGCTCGCGCTGGTCATGCCCGCGTGGCTGGCCTCGCTGATCGTCACGGTGGTCCTGCTCATCGGCGCGGGCATCCTGGCGCTGCTCGGCCGCAAGCAGGTCAAGCAGGCCGTTCCCCCGATGCCGCAGGCGGCCACGGACGGCGTCAAGGCTGACGTCGAGGCCGTGACCGAAGCCGTGAAGCGAGGCCGGGCATGA
- a CDS encoding trypsin-like serine peptidase: MTGDAGRYLDLISTGGGQRTLAESAASSAGNAAPAARTELVERLDAELAYIESKTGVAPDPVLRAELLARADTALDKLLGDGAAATLTAADVSGLEAVVVSDGTRPVLFVEDDFVDLLAPSIGDYAAPLSRLAEEVRAVCRSVGRVDDPAAAPLGYQGTAWVVAEGLVATNFHVLQAIAPRGVRADGQFTGRLNPGVAVHFGHEVGRPWPDRRFPIRRVVAVGREGAPEHVHQVLGGLNFDGLDLAILELEPVPGRAFPAPVPVARGDDPVTRGGLASAGRGVYVVGYPGNEHSTTRELFTRIFAGVKSYKRLAPGRITAAAGDLPDDPRGWVLTHDVSTLGGNSGSAVVDLDADGRSVLGLHFAGQPERQNWAHALERITGELSAVLPAAAR; this comes from the coding sequence ATGACCGGGGACGCGGGCCGCTACCTCGACCTGATCTCCACCGGCGGCGGGCAGCGCACGCTGGCCGAGTCGGCCGCGTCGAGCGCCGGCAACGCGGCACCGGCGGCCCGCACCGAGCTGGTGGAGCGGCTCGACGCCGAACTCGCCTACATCGAGTCGAAGACCGGCGTGGCACCCGACCCGGTGCTGCGCGCCGAACTGCTCGCCCGGGCGGACACCGCGCTGGACAAGTTGCTCGGCGACGGCGCGGCCGCCACGCTCACCGCGGCCGACGTCTCGGGCCTGGAGGCGGTCGTGGTCAGCGACGGCACCCGCCCGGTGCTGTTCGTCGAGGACGACTTCGTCGACCTGCTCGCACCCAGCATCGGCGACTACGCGGCGCCGCTGTCCCGGCTCGCCGAGGAGGTGCGCGCGGTCTGCCGGTCCGTCGGCCGTGTCGACGACCCGGCCGCGGCGCCGCTCGGCTACCAGGGCACCGCCTGGGTGGTGGCCGAGGGCCTGGTCGCCACGAACTTCCACGTGCTGCAGGCGATCGCGCCGCGCGGCGTCCGCGCGGACGGGCAGTTCACCGGCCGGCTCAACCCCGGCGTGGCGGTCCACTTCGGGCACGAGGTCGGGCGGCCCTGGCCGGACCGGCGGTTCCCGATCCGGCGGGTGGTCGCGGTCGGCCGTGAGGGCGCGCCCGAGCACGTGCACCAGGTCCTCGGCGGGCTCAACTTCGACGGCCTGGACCTCGCGATCCTGGAGCTGGAACCGGTGCCGGGCCGCGCGTTCCCGGCCCCGGTCCCGGTGGCCCGCGGCGACGACCCGGTCACCCGCGGCGGGCTGGCCAGCGCCGGGCGCGGTGTCTACGTCGTCGGCTACCCCGGCAACGAGCACTCCACCACGCGCGAGCTGTTCACCCGGATCTTCGCGGGCGTGAAGAGCTACAAGCGGCTCGCACCCGGCCGGATCACCGCGGCCGCCGGCGACCTGCCCGACGATCCGCGCGGCTGGGTGCTCACCCACGACGTGTCCACCCTGGGCGGCAACTCCGGCTCCGCGGTCGTCGACCTGGACGCGGACGGGCGCTCCGTGCTCGGGCTGCACTTCGCCGGCCAGCCGGAACGGCAGAACTGGGCGCACGCGCTGGAGCGGATCACCGGTGAGCTGTCCGCCGTGCTGCCCGCCGCGGCCAGATGA
- a CDS encoding aldo/keto reductase, whose product MERRSFPKLGGRSVGVIGLGTWQLGADWGDVDEDDALATVDAAVASGVTFLDTADVYGDGRSEQLIGRYLREHPGHGLTVATKMGRRVPQEPGNYTLDNFRAWNDRSRANLGVDTIDLVQLHCPPTPVFSTQAVYDALDTLVEEKRVAAYGVSVETCAEALEAIARPGTASVQIILNAFRLKPLEAVLPAAAEAGVGIIARVPLASGLLSGRYDANTTFPANDHRTFNRHGESFDVGETFSGVDFETGLEAVRRLTPLVPPGATLAQFALRWILDHPAVTVIIPGARNAAQAEGNAAAAALPSLSAEIHAAVTEVYDELIRPQVHARW is encoded by the coding sequence GTGGAGAGAAGAAGCTTCCCCAAGCTCGGCGGCCGCTCCGTCGGCGTCATCGGCCTCGGCACCTGGCAGCTCGGCGCGGACTGGGGTGACGTCGACGAGGACGACGCGCTCGCCACCGTCGACGCGGCCGTGGCCTCGGGCGTCACGTTCCTGGACACCGCGGACGTCTACGGCGACGGGCGCAGCGAGCAGCTCATCGGCCGCTACCTGCGCGAACACCCCGGCCACGGGCTGACCGTCGCCACCAAGATGGGCCGCCGGGTCCCGCAGGAGCCGGGCAACTACACGCTGGACAACTTCCGCGCCTGGAACGACCGGTCCCGTGCCAACCTCGGTGTGGACACCATCGACCTGGTGCAGCTGCACTGCCCGCCGACGCCGGTCTTCTCGACCCAGGCGGTCTACGACGCACTCGACACGCTCGTCGAGGAGAAGCGCGTCGCGGCGTACGGCGTGAGCGTCGAGACGTGCGCCGAGGCGCTGGAGGCGATCGCCCGGCCCGGCACCGCCAGCGTGCAGATCATCCTCAACGCATTCCGGCTCAAGCCGCTGGAGGCCGTGCTCCCCGCCGCGGCCGAGGCGGGCGTCGGCATCATCGCGCGCGTGCCGCTCGCCAGCGGCCTGCTCTCCGGCCGCTACGACGCGAACACCACGTTCCCGGCGAACGACCACCGCACCTTCAACCGGCACGGCGAGTCGTTCGACGTCGGCGAGACGTTCTCCGGCGTCGACTTCGAGACCGGCCTCGAGGCGGTCCGCCGGCTCACGCCGCTGGTCCCGCCGGGTGCCACGCTCGCCCAGTTCGCGCTCCGCTGGATCCTCGACCACCCCGCCGTCACCGTGATCATCCCGGGCGCCCGCAACGCCGCCCAGGCCGAGGGAAACGCGGCCGCGGCCGCGCTGCCGTCGCTCTCCGCGGAGATCCACGCGGCCGTGACCGAGGTCTACGACGAGCTGATCCGCCCCCAGGTGCACGCGCGATGGTGA
- a CDS encoding DUF1206 domain-containing protein: MSLTHDARGTASRAANSKSLELLARAGFIGYGVLHLLLAWLALQVAFGNSSGENSQAGALEELAAQSFGAFLVGAIGVGLVAMAIWQALEAAVGHQAEQGKERLFERLVSVGRALTYLYFAYTAYKVVSGANASNADSSQQLTEKLMDSTGGRLLVGVAGLAVLAIGLGMIHHGWKKKFEDHLKTGEMSPTVRKAARRLGMAGYVAKGIAYGIAGFLVITAAVTYDSEKARGLDAALRTLVEQSYGPILLTLVALGIAAYGAYCFVQFRYRKV; this comes from the coding sequence ATGTCGCTCACCCATGACGCTCGAGGCACGGCGTCCCGTGCCGCCAACAGCAAGTCGCTGGAGCTGCTCGCCCGGGCCGGATTCATCGGGTACGGCGTGCTGCATCTCCTGCTCGCGTGGCTGGCCCTCCAGGTCGCGTTCGGCAACTCAAGCGGGGAGAACTCGCAGGCCGGCGCCCTGGAGGAGCTGGCGGCGCAGTCCTTCGGCGCGTTCCTGGTCGGCGCGATCGGCGTGGGCCTGGTCGCCATGGCGATCTGGCAGGCGCTCGAGGCCGCGGTCGGTCACCAGGCCGAGCAGGGCAAGGAGCGCCTGTTCGAGCGTCTCGTCTCGGTCGGCCGCGCGCTCACCTACCTGTACTTCGCGTACACCGCGTACAAGGTGGTCTCCGGTGCGAACGCGTCGAACGCGGACAGCTCGCAGCAGCTGACCGAGAAGCTGATGGACTCCACCGGCGGCCGCCTGCTGGTCGGCGTGGCCGGGCTCGCGGTGCTGGCCATCGGCCTCGGCATGATCCACCACGGGTGGAAGAAGAAGTTCGAGGACCACCTGAAGACCGGCGAGATGAGCCCGACGGTCCGCAAGGCCGCCCGCCGGCTCGGCATGGCCGGTTACGTCGCCAAGGGCATCGCGTACGGCATCGCCGGTTTCCTGGTGATCACCGCGGCCGTGACGTACGACTCGGAGAAGGCGCGCGGCCTGGACGCCGCGCTGCGCACGCTGGTCGAGCAGAGCTACGGCCCGATCCTGCTGACGCTGGTCGCGCTCGGGATCGCCGCGTACGGCGCCTACTGCTTCGTCCAGTTCCGCTACCGCAAGGTCTGA
- a CDS encoding adenosine deaminase, with the protein MSDLTDFIAGLPKAELHVHHVGSASPRIVAELAARHAGSTPVPADPEALAKYFEFRDFAHFIQVYLSVVDLVRDPEDVRILTYEIARELARQQVRYAEVTITPFSTVNRGMPAEAFCEAIEDARLSAEKELNIVLRWCFDIPGEAGPNAGEDTLRIALDQRPDGLISFGLGGPEVPRPQWKPYFDAARAAGLRSVPHAGETTGPETIWDAIRHLGAERIGHGIAAARDPELMAYLIEHDIALEVCPTSNVRTRAVPSLAEHPLPALVAAGVPVTINSDDPPMFGTTLNDEYRVAAELLGLDAAGVAELAKAAVTHSFMPAGDKATLTDEITAYTAGGLSDIRR; encoded by the coding sequence GTGAGCGATCTGACCGACTTCATCGCCGGTCTGCCCAAGGCCGAACTGCACGTGCACCACGTCGGCTCGGCGTCGCCGCGGATCGTGGCCGAGCTGGCCGCCCGGCACGCGGGCAGCACGCCGGTGCCGGCCGACCCGGAGGCGCTCGCGAAGTACTTCGAGTTCCGCGACTTCGCGCACTTCATCCAGGTGTATCTGAGCGTCGTCGACCTGGTCCGGGACCCGGAGGACGTGCGCATCCTCACCTACGAGATCGCCCGTGAGCTGGCCCGGCAGCAGGTCCGGTACGCCGAGGTGACGATCACGCCGTTCTCCACGGTCAACCGCGGCATGCCGGCCGAGGCGTTCTGCGAGGCGATCGAGGACGCCCGGCTGAGCGCGGAGAAGGAGCTGAACATCGTGCTCCGCTGGTGCTTCGACATCCCGGGCGAGGCCGGCCCGAACGCGGGCGAGGACACCCTGCGGATCGCGCTGGACCAGCGGCCGGACGGGCTGATCAGCTTCGGGCTGGGCGGTCCGGAGGTGCCGCGGCCGCAGTGGAAGCCGTACTTCGACGCGGCGCGCGCGGCCGGCCTGCGCTCGGTGCCGCACGCCGGCGAGACCACCGGGCCGGAGACGATCTGGGACGCGATCCGGCACCTGGGCGCGGAGCGGATCGGGCACGGCATCGCGGCCGCGCGCGACCCGGAACTGATGGCCTACCTGATCGAGCACGACATCGCGCTGGAGGTGTGCCCGACGTCGAACGTGCGGACCCGCGCGGTGCCGTCGCTGGCCGAGCACCCGCTGCCCGCGCTGGTCGCCGCCGGTGTGCCGGTGACGATCAACTCGGACGACCCGCCGATGTTCGGCACCACGCTCAACGACGAGTACCGGGTCGCCGCGGAACTGCTCGGACTGGACGCGGCGGGCGTGGCGGAGCTGGCCAAGGCCGCGGTCACGCACTCGTTCATGCCGGCGGGGGACAAGGCCACCCTGACGGACGAGATCACCGCTTATACGGCCGGGGGATTATCGGACATCCGTCGTTGA